A window of Malania oleifera isolate guangnan ecotype guangnan chromosome 5, ASM2987363v1, whole genome shotgun sequence contains these coding sequences:
- the LOC131155382 gene encoding ETO1-like protein 1 isoform X2: MKTFFPYESCKETQLNGLNPQSWLQVERGKLSKFSSHSSSSMVPEPPILPFFKPLDYVEVLAQIHEELESCPPHDRSSLYLLQFQVFRGLNEVKLMRRSLRLAWQKATTVYEKFIFAAWLKYQKQGEELIADLLASCSKCAQEFGPIDIASELPTNLNSSSQESIGFNENQISRTVIFQIGNDKITCDRHKIARLSAPFRAMLNGCFTESHSECIDFSENNISSSGMRAISEFSTTGRLNEVHPNILLEILMFANKFFCERLKDACDRKLASLVSSREDAVELMEYALEENCPVLAASCLQVFLQELPDCLNDNRVVQLLTNARRQQRSIMVGPASFSLYCLLSEVAMNLDPQSDKTACFLEQLVESAGSSGQRLLAFHQLGCMRLLRKEYDDAEQLFEAAFNADHVYSIAGLARIGSIKGHKCWSYEKLSSVISSVNPQGWMYQERSLYCEGDKRWENLEKATELDPTLTYPYMYRAASLMRKQNVQAALGEINRVLAFKLALECLELRFCFYLALEDYEAAFCDVQAILTLSPDYRMFEGRVAASQLHTLVREHVKNWTAADCWLQLYDRWSSVDDIGSLSVIYQMLESDAAKGVLYFRQSLLLLRLNCPEAAMQSLQRARQHASSEHERLVYEGWILYDTGHCEEGLRKAEESIRIKRSFEAFFLKAYALADSSQDSSCSSTVVSLLKEALSCPSDRLRKGQALNNLGSVYVDCEQYDLAALCYIDAIKIRHTRAHQGLARVHYLKNDKKAAYEEMTKLIEKAQNNASAYEKRSEYCERERAQSDLEMVTRLDPLRIYPYRYRAAVLMDSHKETEAIAELSRAIAFKADLQLLHLRAAFYEHVGDVLGAVRDCRAGLSLDPTHQEIPEFHSRLDCRDL; this comes from the exons ATGAAAACTTTCTTTCCATATGAGTCGTGTAAAGAAACACAGCTCAATGGTCTCAATCCGCAGTCATGGCTCCAAGTTGAAAGAGGCAAGCTTTCAAAATTCTCTTCGCACTCATCTTCTTCCAT GGTACCTGAGCCACCAATTCTACCATTCTTTAAACCTCTTGATTATGTGGAAGTTCTAGCTCAAATTCATGAAGAACTTGAGTCATGTCCTCCACATGATAGATCGAGTCTCTATTTATTACAGTTTCAGGTCTTTAGGGGGCTCAACGAAGTCAAACTGATGCGGAGGAGCCTCCGCTTGGCTTGGCAGAAGGCAACCACTGTTTATGAAAAATTCATCTTTGCAGCATGGTTGAAGTATCAGAAGCAAGGAGAGGAGCTCATTGCTGACTTGCTTGCCTCTTGCAGTAAATGTGCCCAGGAGTTTGGGCCCATAGACATTGCATCTGAGCTTCCTACTAATTTAAATAGTAGTTCTCAAGAGTCTATTGGGTTTAATGAGAACCAGATTTCAAGAACTGTGATTTTCCAAATTGGTAATGATAAGATAACCTGTGATAGGCACAAGATTGCAAGATTGTCGGCTCCATTTCGTGCTATGCTAAATGGTTGTTTCACAGAATCACATTCTGAATGCATAGATTTttctgaaaacaatatttcctcTTCGGGTATGAGGGCAATCAGTGAGTTCAGCACAACAGGCAGGTTAAATGAAGTGCATCCAAATATTTTGCTTGAAATCTTGATGTTTGCAaacaaatttttttgtgaaaGGCTTAAAGATGCTTGTGACAGGAAGCTTGCATCTTTAGTTTCCTCCAGAGAAGATGCAGTGGAACTAATGGAATATGCTCTTGAAGAGAATTGCCCTGTTCTTGCTGCCTCCTGTTTGCAAGTGTTCCTGCAAGAACTTCCTGATTGTTTGAATGACAATCGGGTAGTGCAGCTACTAACCAATGCTAGAAGACAACAGAGGTCGATCATGGTTGGACCTGCCTCATTTTCTTTATACTGTTTGTTAAGTGAAGTGGCTATGAACCTGGATCCCCAATCAGACAAAACAGCTTGTTTTTTGGAACAGTTGGTGGAGTCTGCTGGAAGTAGCGGACAGAGACTATTGGCATTTCATCAGTTGGGATGCATGAGGCTTCTGAGGAAGGAGTATGATGACGCTGAGCAGCTCTTTGAAGCAGCTTTTAATGCAGATCATGTTTACTCCATTGCAGGTTTGGCCAGAATTGGTTCCATCAAGGGCCACAAGTGTTGGTCCTATGAGAAGCTCAGCTCTGTGATTTCCTCTGTTAACCCACAAGGTTGGATGTATCAGGAGAGATCGCTATACTGTGAAGGTGATAAGAGGTGGGAAAACCTTGAGAAGGCAACTGAGTTGGACCCGACATTGACATACCCGTACATGTATCGAGCGGCATCTTTGATGAGGAAACAAAATGTTCAAGCTGCTCTTGGAGAAATCAATCGAGTGCTTGCCTTCAAACTGGCACTAGAATGCTTGGAACTCAGGTTTTGTTTCTATCTTGCACTTGAGGACTACGAAGCTGCCTTTTGTGATGTTCAAGCAATCCTGACACTTTCTCCAGATTATAGGATGTTTGAAGGACGAGTGGCAGCGTCGCAACTCCATACTCTTGTGCGTGAGCATGTCAAGAATTGGACTGCAGCAGATTGTTGGTTGCAATTATATGATCGTTGGTCTTCAGTTGATGATATTGGGTCCCTCTCTGTTATTTACCAGATGCTTGAATCTGATGCTGCAAAAGGTGTTCTATATTTCAGGCAGTCCTTGCTTCTTCTTAG GTTGAACTGTCCAGAAGCAGCTATGCAAAGTTTGCAGAGGGCTCGTCAGCATGCTTCAAGTGAGCATGAACGCCTGGTTTATGAGGGATGGATCTTATATGATACAGGTCATTGTGAGGAAGGGCTTCGGAAAGCAGAGGAGTCTATTAGAATCAAGAGATCTTTTGAGGCCTTTTTCCTAAAAGCATATGCTTTAGCAGACTCCAGCCAGGATTCCTCTTGTTCGTCAACAGTTGTTTCACTTCTTAAAGAAGCCTTGAGTTGTCCTTCAGACAGGCTTCGGAAAGGTCAG GCCTTGAACAATCTTGGGAGTGTGTATGTTGACTGTGAACAATACGATTTGGCTGCTCTTTGCTACATTGATGCCATTAAAATCCGGCACACTCGAGCACACCAGGGCCTTGCTCGGGTTCATTACCTTAAAAATGACAAGAAGGCTGCATATGAGGAAATGACTAAACTGATAGAAAAGGCGCAGAACAATGCATCTGCCTATGAGAAGAGGTCGGAGTACTGTGAACGTGAACGCGCACAATCTGATTTGGAAATGGTCACCCGATTGGATCCCCTTCGCATCTACCCTTACAGATATCGAGCTGCAG TGCTGATGGATAGCCACAAGGAGACGGAAGCCATTGCAGAACTGTCAAGGGCAATCGCTTTCAAAGCTGATCTTCAACTTCTACACCTGCGGGCTGCGTTCTATGAGCACGTTGGAGATGTTTTGGGGGCTGTACGTGACTGTCGAGCTGGGCTCTCTCTTGATCCTACCCATCAAGAAATTCCCGAATTTCACAGCCGTTTAGACTGCCGAGATCTATAA
- the LOC131155382 gene encoding ETO1-like protein 1 isoform X1 has protein sequence MKTFFPYESCKETQLNGLNPQSWLQVERGKLSKFSSHSSSSIESLIRVPEPPILPFFKPLDYVEVLAQIHEELESCPPHDRSSLYLLQFQVFRGLNEVKLMRRSLRLAWQKATTVYEKFIFAAWLKYQKQGEELIADLLASCSKCAQEFGPIDIASELPTNLNSSSQESIGFNENQISRTVIFQIGNDKITCDRHKIARLSAPFRAMLNGCFTESHSECIDFSENNISSSGMRAISEFSTTGRLNEVHPNILLEILMFANKFFCERLKDACDRKLASLVSSREDAVELMEYALEENCPVLAASCLQVFLQELPDCLNDNRVVQLLTNARRQQRSIMVGPASFSLYCLLSEVAMNLDPQSDKTACFLEQLVESAGSSGQRLLAFHQLGCMRLLRKEYDDAEQLFEAAFNADHVYSIAGLARIGSIKGHKCWSYEKLSSVISSVNPQGWMYQERSLYCEGDKRWENLEKATELDPTLTYPYMYRAASLMRKQNVQAALGEINRVLAFKLALECLELRFCFYLALEDYEAAFCDVQAILTLSPDYRMFEGRVAASQLHTLVREHVKNWTAADCWLQLYDRWSSVDDIGSLSVIYQMLESDAAKGVLYFRQSLLLLRLNCPEAAMQSLQRARQHASSEHERLVYEGWILYDTGHCEEGLRKAEESIRIKRSFEAFFLKAYALADSSQDSSCSSTVVSLLKEALSCPSDRLRKGQALNNLGSVYVDCEQYDLAALCYIDAIKIRHTRAHQGLARVHYLKNDKKAAYEEMTKLIEKAQNNASAYEKRSEYCERERAQSDLEMVTRLDPLRIYPYRYRAAVLMDSHKETEAIAELSRAIAFKADLQLLHLRAAFYEHVGDVLGAVRDCRAGLSLDPTHQEIPEFHSRLDCRDL, from the exons ATGAAAACTTTCTTTCCATATGAGTCGTGTAAAGAAACACAGCTCAATGGTCTCAATCCGCAGTCATGGCTCCAAGTTGAAAGAGGCAAGCTTTCAAAATTCTCTTCGCACTCATCTTCTTCCAT AGAATCTCTTATCAGGGTACCTGAGCCACCAATTCTACCATTCTTTAAACCTCTTGATTATGTGGAAGTTCTAGCTCAAATTCATGAAGAACTTGAGTCATGTCCTCCACATGATAGATCGAGTCTCTATTTATTACAGTTTCAGGTCTTTAGGGGGCTCAACGAAGTCAAACTGATGCGGAGGAGCCTCCGCTTGGCTTGGCAGAAGGCAACCACTGTTTATGAAAAATTCATCTTTGCAGCATGGTTGAAGTATCAGAAGCAAGGAGAGGAGCTCATTGCTGACTTGCTTGCCTCTTGCAGTAAATGTGCCCAGGAGTTTGGGCCCATAGACATTGCATCTGAGCTTCCTACTAATTTAAATAGTAGTTCTCAAGAGTCTATTGGGTTTAATGAGAACCAGATTTCAAGAACTGTGATTTTCCAAATTGGTAATGATAAGATAACCTGTGATAGGCACAAGATTGCAAGATTGTCGGCTCCATTTCGTGCTATGCTAAATGGTTGTTTCACAGAATCACATTCTGAATGCATAGATTTttctgaaaacaatatttcctcTTCGGGTATGAGGGCAATCAGTGAGTTCAGCACAACAGGCAGGTTAAATGAAGTGCATCCAAATATTTTGCTTGAAATCTTGATGTTTGCAaacaaatttttttgtgaaaGGCTTAAAGATGCTTGTGACAGGAAGCTTGCATCTTTAGTTTCCTCCAGAGAAGATGCAGTGGAACTAATGGAATATGCTCTTGAAGAGAATTGCCCTGTTCTTGCTGCCTCCTGTTTGCAAGTGTTCCTGCAAGAACTTCCTGATTGTTTGAATGACAATCGGGTAGTGCAGCTACTAACCAATGCTAGAAGACAACAGAGGTCGATCATGGTTGGACCTGCCTCATTTTCTTTATACTGTTTGTTAAGTGAAGTGGCTATGAACCTGGATCCCCAATCAGACAAAACAGCTTGTTTTTTGGAACAGTTGGTGGAGTCTGCTGGAAGTAGCGGACAGAGACTATTGGCATTTCATCAGTTGGGATGCATGAGGCTTCTGAGGAAGGAGTATGATGACGCTGAGCAGCTCTTTGAAGCAGCTTTTAATGCAGATCATGTTTACTCCATTGCAGGTTTGGCCAGAATTGGTTCCATCAAGGGCCACAAGTGTTGGTCCTATGAGAAGCTCAGCTCTGTGATTTCCTCTGTTAACCCACAAGGTTGGATGTATCAGGAGAGATCGCTATACTGTGAAGGTGATAAGAGGTGGGAAAACCTTGAGAAGGCAACTGAGTTGGACCCGACATTGACATACCCGTACATGTATCGAGCGGCATCTTTGATGAGGAAACAAAATGTTCAAGCTGCTCTTGGAGAAATCAATCGAGTGCTTGCCTTCAAACTGGCACTAGAATGCTTGGAACTCAGGTTTTGTTTCTATCTTGCACTTGAGGACTACGAAGCTGCCTTTTGTGATGTTCAAGCAATCCTGACACTTTCTCCAGATTATAGGATGTTTGAAGGACGAGTGGCAGCGTCGCAACTCCATACTCTTGTGCGTGAGCATGTCAAGAATTGGACTGCAGCAGATTGTTGGTTGCAATTATATGATCGTTGGTCTTCAGTTGATGATATTGGGTCCCTCTCTGTTATTTACCAGATGCTTGAATCTGATGCTGCAAAAGGTGTTCTATATTTCAGGCAGTCCTTGCTTCTTCTTAG GTTGAACTGTCCAGAAGCAGCTATGCAAAGTTTGCAGAGGGCTCGTCAGCATGCTTCAAGTGAGCATGAACGCCTGGTTTATGAGGGATGGATCTTATATGATACAGGTCATTGTGAGGAAGGGCTTCGGAAAGCAGAGGAGTCTATTAGAATCAAGAGATCTTTTGAGGCCTTTTTCCTAAAAGCATATGCTTTAGCAGACTCCAGCCAGGATTCCTCTTGTTCGTCAACAGTTGTTTCACTTCTTAAAGAAGCCTTGAGTTGTCCTTCAGACAGGCTTCGGAAAGGTCAG GCCTTGAACAATCTTGGGAGTGTGTATGTTGACTGTGAACAATACGATTTGGCTGCTCTTTGCTACATTGATGCCATTAAAATCCGGCACACTCGAGCACACCAGGGCCTTGCTCGGGTTCATTACCTTAAAAATGACAAGAAGGCTGCATATGAGGAAATGACTAAACTGATAGAAAAGGCGCAGAACAATGCATCTGCCTATGAGAAGAGGTCGGAGTACTGTGAACGTGAACGCGCACAATCTGATTTGGAAATGGTCACCCGATTGGATCCCCTTCGCATCTACCCTTACAGATATCGAGCTGCAG TGCTGATGGATAGCCACAAGGAGACGGAAGCCATTGCAGAACTGTCAAGGGCAATCGCTTTCAAAGCTGATCTTCAACTTCTACACCTGCGGGCTGCGTTCTATGAGCACGTTGGAGATGTTTTGGGGGCTGTACGTGACTGTCGAGCTGGGCTCTCTCTTGATCCTACCCATCAAGAAATTCCCGAATTTCACAGCCGTTTAGACTGCCGAGATCTATAA